In a single window of the Solea senegalensis isolate Sse05_10M linkage group LG1, IFAPA_SoseM_1, whole genome shotgun sequence genome:
- the LOC122775619 gene encoding pituitary adenylate cyclase-activating polypeptide type I receptor-like isoform X1, translating to MRGFLLTAIFLLPLVASESEHCIIKREHEKCMERIVLHIPSDDVDLVCPWMWDNLTCWQAASIGEVVVVNCPELFHDFMSPEDEMGRVSRNCTEEGWSEPFPHYVDVCFFYDNTTKPDMYYASVKALYTVGYSTSLVSLTTAMAILCRFRKLHCTRNFIHMNLFVSFMLRAISVFIKDGVLYAQEDSDHCFEHTVACKAVMVFFHYCVMSNYFWLFIEGLYLFTLLVETFFPERRYFYWYTIVGWGTPTICVTVWAVLRLHFHDTGCWDTNENTALWWVIKGPVVASIMINFVLFIGIIIILVQKLQSPDIGGNESSIYLSCAQKCFSEPTQAVQHSCRMSELSTITLRLARSTLLLIPLFGIHYTVFAFSPEDVSKRERLVFELGLGSFQGFVVAVLYCFLNGEVQSEIKRKWRSWTVNRYFAVDLKQQRHPSLASSGVNGGTQLSILSKSSSQIRVSSPLAENANISLPT from the exons GTGGCCTCAGAGTCTGAGCACTGCATCATCAAACGTGAACATGAGAAATGCATGGAGAGGATCGTGCTGCACATCCCCAGCGATGACGTCGATTTAG TGTGTCCATGGATGTGGGACAACCTGACCTGCTGGCAGGCGGCCAGCATTGGCGAGGTGGTGGTGGTCAACTGTCCAGAGCTCTTCCATGACTTCATGAGTCCTGAGGATG AGATGGGCAGGGTCAGTCGTAACTGCACGGAGGAGGGCTGGTCCGAACCCTTCCCTCACTACGTGGACGTCTGCTTCTTCTATGACAACACCACCAAACCC GACATGTATTACGCGTCAGTCAAGGCCCTGTACACTGTTGGCTACAGCACGTCTCTGGTGTCTCTGACCACAGCCATGGCCATTCTCTGCAGATTCAG GAAACTTCACTGCACACGAAACTTCATCCACATGAATCTTTTTGTGTCCTTCATGCTGAGAGCCATCTCGGTCTTCATCAAGGACGGAGTGCTGTACGCACAGGAAGACAGCGACCACTGCTTCGAGCACACA GTGGCTTGTAAAGCAGTGATGGTTTTCTTCCATTACTGCGTCATGTCCAACTACTTCTGGCTGTTCATTGAAGGACTGTATCTGTTCACCCTGCTGGTGGAGACTTTCTTTCCTGAGAGACGATACTTCTACTGGTACACGATTGTAGGATGGG GAACTCCCACcatctgtgtgactgtctggGCAGTTCTGAGGCTCCATTTCCATGACACTGG ATGCTGGGATACAAATGAGAACACTGCCCTCTGGTGGGTCATCAAAGGACCTGTCGTGGCCTCTATAATG ATCAATTTCGTCCTCTTCATTGGAATTATTATCATCCTGGTGCAGAAGCTGCAGTCGCCTGATATAGGAGGGAATGAATCGAGCATTTACCT CAGCTGTGCTCAGAAATGCTTCAGTGAGCCCACACAGGCTGTTCAGCATTCGTGCAGGATGTCAGAGTTATCCACCATCacact GCGTCTGGCTCGCTCCACCCTCCTGCTCATCCCTCTGTTTGGCATTCACTACACTGTGTTTGCCTTCTCACCTGAAGACGTCAGCAAGAGGGAGAGGCTGGTTTTTGAACTGGGACTGGGATCCTTCCAG GGTTTTGTAGTAGCCGTCCTCTACTGCTTCCTTAATGGAGAG GTGCAGTCCGAGATCAAGAGGAAATGGCGCAGCTGGACAGTCAACCGATACTTTGCTGTGGACCTGAAGCAGCAGAGGCATCCTTCGTTGGCCAGCAGTGGAGTGAACGGCGGGACTCAGCTGTCCATCCTCAGCAAGAGCAGCTCCCAGATACGCGTGTCCAGCCCGCTGGCAGAGAACGCCAACATCAGCCTCCCAACCTGA
- the LOC122775619 gene encoding pituitary adenylate cyclase-activating polypeptide type I receptor-like isoform X2 encodes MRGFLLTAIFLLPLVASESEHCIIKREHEKCMERIVLHIPSDDVDLVCPWMWDNLTCWQAASIGEVVVVNCPELFHDFMSPEDEMGRVSRNCTEEGWSEPFPHYVDVCFFYDNTTKPDMYYASVKALYTVGYSTSLVSLTTAMAILCRFRKLHCTRNFIHMNLFVSFMLRAISVFIKDGVLYAQEDSDHCFEHTVACKAVMVFFHYCVMSNYFWLFIEGLYLFTLLVETFFPERRYFYWYTIVGWGTPTICVTVWAVLRLHFHDTGCWDTNENTALWWVIKGPVVASIMINFVLFIGIIIILVQKLQSPDIGGNESSIYLRLARSTLLLIPLFGIHYTVFAFSPEDVSKRERLVFELGLGSFQGFVVAVLYCFLNGEVQSEIKRKWRSWTVNRYFAVDLKQQRHPSLASSGVNGGTQLSILSKSSSQIRVSSPLAENANISLPT; translated from the exons GTGGCCTCAGAGTCTGAGCACTGCATCATCAAACGTGAACATGAGAAATGCATGGAGAGGATCGTGCTGCACATCCCCAGCGATGACGTCGATTTAG TGTGTCCATGGATGTGGGACAACCTGACCTGCTGGCAGGCGGCCAGCATTGGCGAGGTGGTGGTGGTCAACTGTCCAGAGCTCTTCCATGACTTCATGAGTCCTGAGGATG AGATGGGCAGGGTCAGTCGTAACTGCACGGAGGAGGGCTGGTCCGAACCCTTCCCTCACTACGTGGACGTCTGCTTCTTCTATGACAACACCACCAAACCC GACATGTATTACGCGTCAGTCAAGGCCCTGTACACTGTTGGCTACAGCACGTCTCTGGTGTCTCTGACCACAGCCATGGCCATTCTCTGCAGATTCAG GAAACTTCACTGCACACGAAACTTCATCCACATGAATCTTTTTGTGTCCTTCATGCTGAGAGCCATCTCGGTCTTCATCAAGGACGGAGTGCTGTACGCACAGGAAGACAGCGACCACTGCTTCGAGCACACA GTGGCTTGTAAAGCAGTGATGGTTTTCTTCCATTACTGCGTCATGTCCAACTACTTCTGGCTGTTCATTGAAGGACTGTATCTGTTCACCCTGCTGGTGGAGACTTTCTTTCCTGAGAGACGATACTTCTACTGGTACACGATTGTAGGATGGG GAACTCCCACcatctgtgtgactgtctggGCAGTTCTGAGGCTCCATTTCCATGACACTGG ATGCTGGGATACAAATGAGAACACTGCCCTCTGGTGGGTCATCAAAGGACCTGTCGTGGCCTCTATAATG ATCAATTTCGTCCTCTTCATTGGAATTATTATCATCCTGGTGCAGAAGCTGCAGTCGCCTGATATAGGAGGGAATGAATCGAGCATTTACCT GCGTCTGGCTCGCTCCACCCTCCTGCTCATCCCTCTGTTTGGCATTCACTACACTGTGTTTGCCTTCTCACCTGAAGACGTCAGCAAGAGGGAGAGGCTGGTTTTTGAACTGGGACTGGGATCCTTCCAG GGTTTTGTAGTAGCCGTCCTCTACTGCTTCCTTAATGGAGAG GTGCAGTCCGAGATCAAGAGGAAATGGCGCAGCTGGACAGTCAACCGATACTTTGCTGTGGACCTGAAGCAGCAGAGGCATCCTTCGTTGGCCAGCAGTGGAGTGAACGGCGGGACTCAGCTGTCCATCCTCAGCAAGAGCAGCTCCCAGATACGCGTGTCCAGCCCGCTGGCAGAGAACGCCAACATCAGCCTCCCAACCTGA